The segment GGCATGGCCGTGCTCGCACTCGTGCCGCTGGTCACCAAGGTGATCATCGACGACGTCATCGGGACGAAGACCCGGGACCTCGGAGTCTGGACCGGCCTCCTCATCGGTGCCGCCGTCCTCGTCTACGCCCTCACCTACGTCCGCCGTTACTACGGCGGCCGCCTCGCCCTCGACGTCCAGCACGACCTGCGTACCGACATGTACGCCACGATCACCCGGCTCGACGGGCGACGGCAGGACGAGCTGTCCACCGGGCAGGTCATCGGGCGGGCCACCAGCGACCTGCAGCTGATCCAGGGTCTGCTGTTCATGCTTCCGATGACCATCGGGAACGTGCTTCTCTTCCTCATCTCGCTGGGCGTCATGGCCTGGCTGTCCCTCCCGCTCACCCTCGTCGCCCTCGCCGTCGCCCCCGCCCTCTGGTTCATCGCCAAGCGCAGCCGTACCCGCCTCCACCCCGCCACCTGGCACGCGCAGCAGCAGGCCGCCGTCGTCGCCGGGGTCGTCGACGGGGCCGTGACCGGCGTCCGGGTCGTGAAGGGCTTCGGCCAGGAGGACCAGGAGACCGGCAAGATCCGCGAGGCCGGGCGGAAGCTGTTCGCCGGCCGGCTGCGGACGATCCGGCTGAACTCGCGGTACACCCCGGCCCTCCAGGCCGTCCCGGCCCTCGGCCAGGTCGCCGTCCTCGCCCTCGGCGGCTGGCTCGCCTACCGCGGCCAGATCACCCTCGGCACCTTCGTCGCCTTCTCCGCCTACCTGGCCTCCCTCGTCGGCCCGGTCCGGATGCTCGCCATGGTCCTCACCGTCGCCCAGCAGGCCCGCGCAGGCGTCGAGAGGGTCCTCGACCTCGTCGACACCGAGCCGGTCATCAAGGACGGTACGAAGGAGCTGCCTGCCGACGCCCCCGCCACCGTCGAGTTCGACGACGTGGCGTTCGGATACGAGGACGGGCGGCCGGTGCTCGACGGGTTCTCGCTGGAGATCCGGGCCGGCGAGACCGTCGCCGTCGTCGGCGCCTCCGGCTCCGGCAAGTCCACCGTCTCGCTGCTCCTGCCCCGCTTCTACGACGTCACCCACGGTGCCGTCCTCGTCGGCGGCCACGACGTCCGCGAGCTCACCCTCGACTCGCTGCGCGCCGCGATCGGTCTCGTCCCCGAGGACTCCTTCCTCTTCTCCGACACCGTCCGCGCCAACATCGCCTACGGCCTCCCGGACGCCACCCAGGAGCAGATCGAGACCGCCGCCCGCGCCGCCCAGGCCGACCGGTTCATCGCCGAGCTGCCCGCCGGGTACGACACCAAGGTCGGCGAGCACGGCCTCACCCTCTCCGGCGGCCAGCGCCAGCGCGTCGCCCTCGCCCGCGCGATCCTCACCGACCCCCGGCTCCTCCTCCTCGACGACGCCACCTCCGCCGTCGACGCCAAGGTCGAGCACGAGATCCACGAGGCACTGAAGTCGGTCATGGCGGGCCGTACGACCCTGCTGATCGCGCACCGCCGCTCCACCCTCGGCCTCGCCGACCGCATCGCCGTCCTGGAGGACGGCCGGCTCGCCGACATCGGCACCCACGCCGAGCTGGAGGAGCGCTCCCCGCTCTTCCGGCGCCTGCTCACCGACCCCGACGAGCTGGGCGCCGTCTCGCCCGGCCACATCACCCCGGCCGAGGTGCCCGAGGACCGCACGCTGCGGGCCGAGCTGGACGCCGAGTTCGACGCCGAGCGGGGCATCACCCCCACCCTGTGGGTACGGGACGAGACCGCCGGCCGGGAGCCCGAGGCGCCGGGGGCCACCCCCGAGCTGCTCGCCGCCGTCGAGGCCCTGCCGCCCGCCGACGACACTCCCGGCATCGACGAGGCCCGCGCCGTGTCGCCCGAGGACGCCTACGGTCTGCGCCGACTGCTCCGCGGCTTCGGCCTCCCGCTGCTCATCAGCCTCGGCCTGGTCGCCCTCGACGCGGGCGCCGGACTGCTGCTCCCGGTCCTGATCCGGCACGGCATCGACGAGGGCGTGAACCGGCTCGCGATCGGCGCCGTCTGGGCGGCCTCCGCGTTCGCCCTGGTCACCGTGCTCGTGCAGTGGGTCGCGCAGACCGCCGAGACGCGGATGACCGGCCGTACCGGCGAGCGGGTCCTCTACGCGCTGCGCCTGAAGATCTTCGCCCAGCTCCAGCGGCTCGGCCTCGACTACTACGAGCGCGAGCTCACCGGCCGGATCATGACCCGGATGACCACGGACGTGGACGCCCTGTCCACCTTCCTGCAGACGGGCCTGGTCACCGCCTTCGTCTCGGTCGTGACCTTCTTCGGGATCATGGTCGCGCTGCTCGTGCTCGACCTCCAGCTGGCCCTGGTCGTCTTCGCGACCCTGCCGGTCCTCGCGGTCGCCACGTACTACTTCCGCCGCTCCAGCGTGAAGGCGTACGAGCTGGCGCGCGAGCGGATCAGCGTCGTCAACGCCGACCTCCAGGAGTCGGTCTCCGGCCTCCGGATCGTGCAGGCCTTCCGCCGCGAGCGCTCCGGCGCCGCCCGGTTCGCCGAGCGCAGCGACCACTACCGTGAGGCGCGCGTCCGGGGCCAGTGGCTGATCTCCATCTACTTCCCGTTCGTCACCCTGCTCTCCTCGGTGGCCGCCGCGGCCGTCATGATCGTCGGCGCGAACCGCATCGAGGGCGGCACGCTCACCACCGGCGCGCTCGTCGCCTACCTCCTCTACATCGACCTGTTCTTCGCCCCCGTGCAGCAGCTTTCGCAGGTCTTCGACGGCTACCAGCAGGCCGCCGTCTCGCTGAAGCGCATGCAGGAGCTCCTCCAGGAGCCGACGTCGACCGCCGCCGCGCCCGCGCCCCTGGACGTGCTGTCGCTGCGCGGCGAGATCGCCTTCGAGGACGTCTCCTTCGCGTACGGCGGCGAGGACGGCGCCGCGAAGGACGAGACCGCCCTCACCGGCATCGACCTGCGCATCCCGGCCGGCCAGACCGTCGCCTTCGTCGGCGAGACCGGCGCGGGCAAGTCCACCCTGGTCAAGCTGGTCGCCCGGTTCTACGACCCGACGGGCGGCCGGGTCACCGCCGACGGCACCGACCTGCGGGACCTCGACCTCACCGCGTACCGCCACCGGCTCGGCGTCGTTCCCCAGGAGGCGTACCTCTTCGCCGGGACGGTCCGCGACGCCATCGCGTACGGCCGTCCCGACGCGACCGACGCCGAGGTGGAGGCGGCGGCCCGCGCGGTCGGCGCCCACGACATGATCGCGACCCTCGACGGCGGCTACCTCCACGAGGTCGCCGAGCGGGGCCGTAACCTCTCCGCCGGGCAGCGCCAGCTCATCGCCCTCGCCCGCGCCGAACTCGTCGACCCGGACATCCTGCTCCTCGACGAGGCCACGGCCGCCCTCGACCTGGCCACCGAGGCCCAGGTCAACCAGGCCACCGACCGGCTCGCCGGCCGCCGTACGACCCTGGTCGTCGCCCACCGGCTGAGCACGGCGGCCCGCGCCGACCGGGTGGTCGTCATGGACCACGGCCGGGTCGCGGAGGACGGCACCCACGAGGAACTCCTCGCCCTGGACGGCCGTTACGCGATGCTGTGGCGGACCTTCATCGGCGAGGCCGTGGACGAGGAGGAGCCGGAGCGGGTGTGAGCCGGAGCGGGTGCGAGGTGGGCCGGGCGTGAGGTGGGCCCGGCGCGAGGTGGGGCCCGGCGTGCCGCGGCCGTGAGTAGGTGCGCCGCCCGGCGGGATGAGTACGGGAGCGGATATCCGGCCCACCGCCCGGCGGGATCGAATCGGGCCATGAGCAACGACCCCCGTTCCCGCGCCGCCTCGCCCGTCCCCATCACGCCGCCGGACGTCGAGGGTGCCCGGCTGCGGAAGCGGTCCATGTTCTGGGCGGGGATGTTCGTGCCCGCGAGCCTGCTCGCCGGCATTCTCGTGCTCACCCGTGAGGACGCCGCCCGCTGCCTCACCCACGGGACGGCGTGCGACAGCACTCCCGGCCTCGTGTACGTCGCGGCCCTGGTGATCTTCGTCGCGGCCCTGGTGACCGTGCAGGCAGCCTCCCGGCCCGAGGTCCGCAAGGCCGCGTTCCGGACCCAGATCGGCGCCGAGAGCGTCTTCCTGTTCCTCCTCCTCGTCGCGTTCTCGTAGGAGCCCACACCGGAGGCAACCATTCCGGGATCGGGCGCGTCGTACGTCCGTACGTCCGTACGCGCGTACGGCGACCCACTCGGGAGGGGAAACGCATGCCCACGGACACGAAGAAGGCACGACGTGGCCGACTGCTCGCCCGTGTCCTGGCGCCCCTGCTCCTCGCCCTCGTGCTGATTCCGGTCCCCGGCATCGGCCCCGGCGCCGGTACCGCCGAAGCCGTCTCCGTCTGCCAGGGCCGCCCCGCCCGGACCATCACCTTCGCCACCGGCGAGCTGCGCCTCTACCGGACCCGCCACTACGCCTGCGCCGTCACCGTCGCCAAGCGGCCCGGCGCCCGCCGGCCGATGGCCGTCTCCCTCCAGCCCCGCGGCGGCCGGCCGGCGGTCTCGTCCGGACGGTTCGACCGACAGGCCGGTCCCGTCACCGTCCACGCCCTCAACCGCTGTGTCCGCGCGGGTGGTTCGGTGTCCGGCCGGGGCACGACCACCGGCTGGATCCTGTGCTGATGTGCAGGAAAGTCCAAGGGTAAGGACCAACTGGGGCTGGCGGTCCACACGTTCCCCCCGCTAGGTTCGCGACACCGTTGTGAACCAAGGGGAGGGTGAATGCGCAAGTCGCTGAGATGGGCGCTGTCGCTTTCGGTGCTCATAGGCACCGTGGCACCGACCGGCGTGGCTACCGCCGCGGACACGGACACGGGCAGCACGGCCGTCGTCGACTCGCAGAGCACAGACATCAAGGACCGCATCCTGGCGATCCCCGGGATGAGCCTGATCGAGGAGAAGCCGTACGCCGGCTACCGCTTCTTCGTCCTGAACTACAAGCAGCCGATCGACCACCGGCGCCCGTGGGCCGGCACGTTCGACCAGCGGATCTCCGTCCTCCACAAGGACACGAGCCGCCCGACCGTCTTCCGCACGAGCGGCTACTCGCTGAGCACCACGCCCAGCCGCGCCGAGCCGACCCGGATCATCGACGGCAACCAGGTCTCCATGGAGTACCGCTTCTTCACGCCGTCGCGTCCGCAGCCCGCCGACTGGTCCAAGCTCGACATCTGGCAGGCGGCCAGCGACCAGCACCGGATCTTCACCGCGCTGAAGAAGATCTACGGCCAGAAGTGGCTCTCCACCGGCGCCTCCAAGGGCGGCATGACCGCCACCTACTTCGAGCGCTTCTACCCGCGTGACATGGACGGTGTCGTCGCCTACGTCGCCCCGAACGACGTGGTCAACAAGGAGGACTCGGCCTACGACCGGTTCTTCGAGACCGTCGGCACCAAGGAGTGCCGCGACCGCCTGAACAACCTGCAGCGCGAGGCCCTCGTCCGCCGCGCCCCCCTCGAGGCCAAGTACAAGGCGTGGGCGGAGTCGGAGGGCGTCACCTTCAACACGGTCGGCACGCTCGACAAGGCCTTCGAGGCCGTCGTCCTCGACTTCGTGTGGGGCTTCTGGCAGTACTACGGCGAGGACGTCTGCGACCAGATCCCGGTGGCGAAGACCGCCACCGACGACGAGGTGTACGGCACGATCGACGCCTTCTCCGGCTGGGCCGCCTACACCGACCAGGGCCTGGAGCCGTACACGCCGTACTACTACCAGGCGGCGACCGAGCTCGGCTCGCCCACGATCAAGCAGCCGCACCTCAAGGGCCTGAGCCGCTACGGCTACCAGCCCGCGAGCAACTTCGTGCCGCGCGAGATCCCGATGAAGTTCAAGCAGCACGCCATGCGTGATGTGGACAACTGGGTCCGCAAGAACGCGAACAAGATGCTGTTCGTGTACGGCGGCAACGACCCGTGGGGCTCCGAGAAGTTCCACCTCGGCAAGGGCGCGCGCGACAGCTACGTGTACGTGGCCCCGGGCGCCAACCACGGTGCGAACGTCGCCGGGCTCGTCGAGGCCGAGCGGAACAACGCCACCGCCCGCATCCTCGACTGGGCCGGCGTCCCCGCCCCGGCCGCCCAGGCGGCGCAGCCGCTGGCCCGCTTCGACGCGCGCCTCGACAAGCCGGTCGACGAGGACGCGACGAAGGAGCACGGCCTGCGGCCGTGACACCCCGTGGCAGGTGAGGTGGGGTGCGTCCGGCGGGACGCACCCCACGTCCGTGTCAGCGGTACGACAGGCCGTACCCGACCGGGTGGAGCACCTTCGCCGGGTCGTCCGCGCTCTGCACGGGGACCGGGAGGCGACCCCTGGGCCTGGCCCGGCCGGCCAGGACCCGTACCGCGGCGCGGAGTTCGACATCGGTCCAG is part of the Streptomyces sp. NBC_00250 genome and harbors:
- a CDS encoding ABC transporter ATP-binding protein, whose product is MAAVGEEQRGWARRLAGYAWRYKANTLLALGSSLAGMAVLALVPLVTKVIIDDVIGTKTRDLGVWTGLLIGAAVLVYALTYVRRYYGGRLALDVQHDLRTDMYATITRLDGRRQDELSTGQVIGRATSDLQLIQGLLFMLPMTIGNVLLFLISLGVMAWLSLPLTLVALAVAPALWFIAKRSRTRLHPATWHAQQQAAVVAGVVDGAVTGVRVVKGFGQEDQETGKIREAGRKLFAGRLRTIRLNSRYTPALQAVPALGQVAVLALGGWLAYRGQITLGTFVAFSAYLASLVGPVRMLAMVLTVAQQARAGVERVLDLVDTEPVIKDGTKELPADAPATVEFDDVAFGYEDGRPVLDGFSLEIRAGETVAVVGASGSGKSTVSLLLPRFYDVTHGAVLVGGHDVRELTLDSLRAAIGLVPEDSFLFSDTVRANIAYGLPDATQEQIETAARAAQADRFIAELPAGYDTKVGEHGLTLSGGQRQRVALARAILTDPRLLLLDDATSAVDAKVEHEIHEALKSVMAGRTTLLIAHRRSTLGLADRIAVLEDGRLADIGTHAELEERSPLFRRLLTDPDELGAVSPGHITPAEVPEDRTLRAELDAEFDAERGITPTLWVRDETAGREPEAPGATPELLAAVEALPPADDTPGIDEARAVSPEDAYGLRRLLRGFGLPLLISLGLVALDAGAGLLLPVLIRHGIDEGVNRLAIGAVWAASAFALVTVLVQWVAQTAETRMTGRTGERVLYALRLKIFAQLQRLGLDYYERELTGRIMTRMTTDVDALSTFLQTGLVTAFVSVVTFFGIMVALLVLDLQLALVVFATLPVLAVATYYFRRSSVKAYELARERISVVNADLQESVSGLRIVQAFRRERSGAARFAERSDHYREARVRGQWLISIYFPFVTLLSSVAAAAVMIVGANRIEGGTLTTGALVAYLLYIDLFFAPVQQLSQVFDGYQQAAVSLKRMQELLQEPTSTAAAPAPLDVLSLRGEIAFEDVSFAYGGEDGAAKDETALTGIDLRIPAGQTVAFVGETGAGKSTLVKLVARFYDPTGGRVTADGTDLRDLDLTAYRHRLGVVPQEAYLFAGTVRDAIAYGRPDATDAEVEAAARAVGAHDMIATLDGGYLHEVAERGRNLSAGQRQLIALARAELVDPDILLLDEATAALDLATEAQVNQATDRLAGRRTTLVVAHRLSTAARADRVVVMDHGRVAEDGTHEELLALDGRYAMLWRTFIGEAVDEEEPERV
- a CDS encoding aminopeptidase — translated: MRKSLRWALSLSVLIGTVAPTGVATAADTDTGSTAVVDSQSTDIKDRILAIPGMSLIEEKPYAGYRFFVLNYKQPIDHRRPWAGTFDQRISVLHKDTSRPTVFRTSGYSLSTTPSRAEPTRIIDGNQVSMEYRFFTPSRPQPADWSKLDIWQAASDQHRIFTALKKIYGQKWLSTGASKGGMTATYFERFYPRDMDGVVAYVAPNDVVNKEDSAYDRFFETVGTKECRDRLNNLQREALVRRAPLEAKYKAWAESEGVTFNTVGTLDKAFEAVVLDFVWGFWQYYGEDVCDQIPVAKTATDDEVYGTIDAFSGWAAYTDQGLEPYTPYYYQAATELGSPTIKQPHLKGLSRYGYQPASNFVPREIPMKFKQHAMRDVDNWVRKNANKMLFVYGGNDPWGSEKFHLGKGARDSYVYVAPGANHGANVAGLVEAERNNATARILDWAGVPAPAAQAAQPLARFDARLDKPVDEDATKEHGLRP